AGAAACCCCATGAATCACCACATCAAAATTATATTTTCCGGGACCGCGCACTAATAATTCTTCAACACTTTCATTATCCAAAATCAACCCGTCTTTCCCTTTGACTTTGGTATAATCCAAATTTTTCGCACCTCTCATACCGCTTTCTTCACACAAAGTAAAAATGGCCTGAACGGAAGGGTGTTCTTCTTTTCTTTCTTTTAAGGTTTGCAAAATTTCCAAAATAATGGCAATGCCGGCTTTATCATCTGCACCCAAGATAGTCGTTCCGTCGGAAGTGATACGGTCTTTCTTAATACAGGGCTTTACTCCCACACCGGGAAACACCGTATCCATATGGGCTGACAAAATAAACGGCTTGCCCGATATTTTGCCTTTTAATGTAGCAATGATATTACCCGGAGCATCGGTGTTAAATTTTTTACCGGCTTTATCCACATATACCTGACAACCTATTTTTTTCAATTTTTCCACTAAAAACTGATGTATTTTCCCCTCTTGAAAAGACTCGCTGTCAATTTGCACTAATTCTAAAAAAGTATCCAACAATCTTTTTTCATTTAACATTTTTCCCCCTATATGGCCCACGAACTTTTGTTATCTTTAAACGGTAAACGCACACACGCACAATAATGGCCTTTTTCTTGAGTTTCTGCCAAACCCTTTTTCTTATCACAAAGATGGGATTTGTAATACCGACAACGTGGTGCATACGGGCAAGGCTTTGCTTGCAAAGAAGCATTGTATTTTGCAGATAGCGGCTCTCTCTTTTTTTGCAAAGCAGGATTGGGCAACGGAACGGCCGAGAGCAAATCTTCCGTATATGGGTGTTGCGGATTTTTAAGCAGGCTTTCTGCCGGAGCACACTCCATTATTTGCCCTTGATACATCACCGCTATTCTGTCACATAAAAAACGAGCCACGCCAAAATCGTGCGAAATAAACAACACACTCAAACCACGTTTACGGCTAATTTCTTTCAACAAATTTAAAATTTGCGCCTGCACGGATACATCTAAAGCAGATACAGGCTCATCTGCTACTAAAATCTTAGGCTCTAAAGCCAAGGCCCGCGCAATGGCGATACGCTGGCGCTGACCGCCTGAGAACTCGTGCGGATATCGGGCCAAATGGGCAGAATCTAAGCCTACAGACTCCACCAATTCTTTTAATTTTTTAGCACGCAATGCTTTTTCTTTATACAGGCCATGTATGTCCCAAGGTTCTGACAAAATTTGTCGCACCGTCATGCGTGGGTCTAAACTAGAGTAGGGGTCTTGAAAAACTACTTGCAACTCTCTACGCAAATGCTGCAATTGTGCTTTGCTGAGTTCTTTTAACTCTTTACCTAACACCTGCACAGAACCAAATTGATATTTTTCAAGCCCCAAAATCACTTTGGCTAGGGTCGTTTTGCCACAACCGGACTCTCCTACCAAGCCCAAAACTTCATGCTCATGTAAGGTAAGATTGACCTCCTGCAAAATGGTTTTTTCTTGCCTTTTGCTAAACCAGCCTCCTTTTCGATAGGCTTTAAATAAGTTTTTAATCAACACAGGCGTGCTCATGCCTTCTCCTCCCAAAGCCAACAACGCACCTCATGCTCATTTTGTTTAAAAATAGGAGGCAAAGACTCCTGACATTTAGCACAGGCTTTCGGACAACGCGGCGCAAACGGACAGCCTTTTAAAACCATTCCCGCTA
Above is a window of Elusimicrobiaceae bacterium DNA encoding:
- a CDS encoding ABC transporter ATP-binding protein, with protein sequence MSTPVLIKNLFKAYRKGGWFSKRQEKTILQEVNLTLHEHEVLGLVGESGCGKTTLAKVILGLEKYQFGSVQVLGKELKELSKAQLQHLRRELQVVFQDPYSSLDPRMTVRQILSEPWDIHGLYKEKALRAKKLKELVESVGLDSAHLARYPHEFSGGQRQRIAIARALALEPKILVADEPVSALDVSVQAQILNLLKEISRKRGLSVLFISHDFGVARFLCDRIAVMYQGQIMECAPAESLLKNPQHPYTEDLLSAVPLPNPALQKKREPLSAKYNASLQAKPCPYAPRCRYYKSHLCDKKKGLAETQEKGHYCACVRLPFKDNKSSWAI